Genomic segment of Mastomys coucha isolate ucsf_1 unplaced genomic scaffold, UCSF_Mcou_1 pScaffold5, whole genome shotgun sequence:
AACTGTTGTGTCTCCCCAACACGGGACCAGTTCCTGGTAATTCCATGGCTGCTGAGTTCCTGTGAGGCCCCTGTGAGTGGCGGGTGACGGCTTCTCCATCACCTCGCGCCTCCCCCAGTTGAGAAGGGAGGACTGCAGGGCCTGGAGGCCCTCGGACCTATGAAGGACCTACTGACGGAGAGGTGCCTAGGACTGGCCAACGTCTTCCCAGCATTAACTCGGGAGTCCCCTGAGCGACTGGGTCTCCTCTCTGCAGCCACCCGGGGGAATCCCTCAACTCTCTGCCTACTGGCTGTGTTTGGCTCCTCGTGTGCCAATCCCCATCCATGGGACAGAGGGCATTTAAGGCGAGTCTCCTAGCCCGACATGGAAGAGACAAAGCAGAACCCTCCATCAGCTCAGGGGAAACCTGGGCTCCAAGATGGCGCATCTGTTGACCTGCCACCCTTTGGTGTTGGAAAAGGTGGCCAGTTCACCAGCCCCATCCATCTCCCTTCTGAATGCTACTGCCTCTCCACAATGGGGAGGGTTCTGAGGTGCCAGAGGACTTTGGGATCCGGGAGGTTTCATTAGCTGCTCCCTGGGAGAGGAGTCTGGCACCAGTATGGCTCTCTTCAGGTCACCCCTTGCCTCTCTCCCCAGAGCCAGGAGCCACCACTCCTCACCTAGGCTGGGCAGTGGGAGTGGTTATTTCTTTGGCCAGCCAAAAAACCCTTCACACacccttttctcttccatctttccccCCAGGCCTGGCACCTGCTCACgatcaaaccaaatcaaagcgCAAACAAGTTCCAGCGGGAAAGTTTGAAGATTCCACCGCAGTTCTCGTGTAAGTTCAACACTTGGAGGTGTCGGCCACCTCCCTCGGGAAGCAGAGGGggtgtggaggaaggggaggggagagtcgGCTTGTCAATGCTATTGTCCCACAGGCCGGCTGGCTCCACCTGAGAGAAgctggagctgggggaggggggaaagcaGGTGGCAACACCCCCGCCCCCTCAGACGCATTCCAGGTCCTGCCGGCCCCACTCTGTGGAGTGGAGGGCCTGAAGAAGAAGCCTATCCGCTCCTGGCTCACTGGGAGCTACCGACCATTGGGGCTGGATTTTTGTGCTTGTGCCATGTGCCTCGGAGGAGAGGCGACCGACCCAGGCCCCCCCTCTGACCCTTTTGCTCTTTCTTTAAAGCGGAGCATCATACTGGTCCAGGAACTCCCGGATGGGTCCAGGCAGCTGGGTCACTTTCTCATAGGAGTCCAGGTGGCCGTTGACAGTCTTCCGACAAAGGTGCTGGAGGGTGGCCACATTGGAGGAGAGAGGTCGGCTCAGTACCAGCGGAATCTTCTCGCCCCCAGAATAGATGTAGTAAGCTCTCTTGGGGGTACTCCCGGGGAGTGCCTGGGCAGGTGGCTGCTCCGGAACCTCAGAGGAGGGTTCCGTGGGTggcaaagagaaggagggggTCCCTGGGGGCGGCATGTAGTGGTGCACCAGCTTGAGTACACAGTCGAAGCGGGGTACTGGCTGCGTGCTCCGGGGGTCACTCTGCAGCGAAAAGCTGCCCCCCTCACACTGGATGCGCAGGTTCTTGGTCCCCGACTGGGTCTTGACGCTCAGCGTGAAGAAGTGGCGCTGGTCCGAGCTGTCGCGGATAAGAAAGGTGCCCGCGGGCTCGGCGCTGAGCAGCAGGTTCGCCTCGCCGCCGGTCACGGCGCTCCAGTAGAATCCGCTCTCCTGCAGCTTGCGCACGGCGTTCACCACCAGCTGGTACTCGCTCTTGGAGCTGAAGGTCTTGAGGCGCAGGCTGGTGTCCAGGGGGCGGCTCATCCCGGCGGCGGGAAACTTGCTGTGGGTGACCATGGCGCACGGAGCCAGCGTGGATCTGCGCGGCGGCGGCTGCAGCTGCTTCGCGGCCTCCGCACAGCGGCCGCTACCGCATCCCGGGGGGCTGCAGAGAGCAAAGTGTGAAGCGCGTGAGTGCCCGGAACCCTCCAGCGTGCCCGGCCCTCCAGCCTCGCCTAGCGCCCGGGGCACCCCTTTGCCCCGCTGAAGACTGCGTCTCAGATCCAGCCACCTCGCGGAACTCTCCTGGCCTCGGTCTCTGCCGGCCAACCCCAGACAGTCCCTTCCCCAGCACGCCCTAGGAGAACGCCCAGAGAAACTCGCGCGTGGAAGTTGGATCTCCAGGAGCGTGGCCAGGATGGGGAGAGACACAAGGGCCCTAGGGACGCTCAGGGCGCCGCTCAGTCCGGTGCCCTCAGTGGCGAGAGCGAAAAAAAGGGGGGTGCCAAACCCGAGAtatgtgggagaggggacaggagaagCTCGAGGGCCCCAGCCTGAGTATTACGGGAACCCGGGATCTTCGGTTCTCATCCGCTCTGCCCCCTGCCTCGTCCCCTCCCTACCGGGAATGACccgggaaggggaggagaaaccGGGAAAAGCTCCCTAGCTGGACCGAGGCCCCCACCCTTCCCCACACCGCGCCCCTCCTTCCTACCTAGTCCCGAAGCAAAGTCTCCGGCCTTGGGGCTGCGCCTCCTAGGGTCCCCGAAGCGAGGCGGCGGCCAGCAGTGGCTCGCGCTGAGCCCAGATGTTGGCAGCCGTGAAGTCTACAAAGGGACTCCCCTGTGCGTGCGCCCCCTCTGGCTTCGCTGCTCCCCAGGCCGATCAGGCGCGCTCCTGGGTGAATCGAGCAAAGGACCTGGGCGAGGGACCTCGAACGACAGCTGGGCCGGGCAGGGGGCGTCCGGGAGCCCGGAGAGACAGCGGTGGCAGGAGCAGGCGAGTGTAGTCGGAGTTAGAGCCGCCGCGGAGGCCGCGCGCGCGGGTATTTACCCGGCCAGCTCGCCCCGCCCCCCGATTCCTGGAACTGCGCGGCCCGTCTTCTTGTAATGTTTAGTCACTACTCTGCACTGAAAGGCTGCGCGCGGAGGGCGAGGGAGGGGCCGCGGGCGGCCGAGGGCGGGCCTGGAGCTGGGGCCTCCAGGACCCGCCGAGACTCACCGAGAGGGAGACAAAGCGCGGCGCGAGGCTGCCCGACCGGCGGGCGCGGCGCCAGCCGTGGCCGAGCGTTCCTGGCAGCGGCCCCTCCCCCGCGCGCTCCGCCCCCAACTTCTCATTCACActttccccccccaccccctcccttctaagaaggctGGTTTCTGGCAGAGGCGGGGGCGCCGCGATGGGAGCGCGCTGGCAGTTCTAGGAGGCCGGCCGGGAGATCTCCCGGcaccccttccctttttcttggACCCCTCGGGGACGCTCCCCTCGCTCCCACCCAGGCCACTCCGAGGTCCTCCTGTACAGTTCCAAGCATCCCCGTGCCAGCCAAAAGGGACGTAGGACCATTCAGCCACCGGCTCACTGGGGACCTAGGAAGTGGAGGTGgcggaggggtgggggggagttgCGAGACGTTTACCTGTAGACAGGTCCAAAAGATGAAGCTGCTACGAGATCCAGAAGGGAAGGGGACACTGACTTCGAGGCAGCTGCCTGGCCTCAGCTCATCCGCCTCTTGCCTGGTTCTCCGGTGACAGACGTGGGGCGCTGATGCCctttggggagtggggtgggaggagcaGCTGACTACTACCT
This window contains:
- the Socs3 gene encoding suppressor of cytokine signaling 3, translating into MVTHSKFPAAGMSRPLDTSLRLKTFSSKSEYQLVVNAVRKLQESGFYWSAVTGGEANLLLSAEPAGTFLIRDSSDQRHFFTLSVKTQSGTKNLRIQCEGGSFSLQSDPRSTQPVPRFDCVLKLVHHYMPPPGTPSFSLPPTEPSSEVPEQPPAQALPGSTPKRAYYIYSGGEKIPLVLSRPLSSNVATLQHLCRKTVNGHLDSYEKVTQLPGPIREFLDQYDAPL